The following are from one region of the Hydrogenophaga sp. BPS33 genome:
- a CDS encoding spore coat protein U domain-containing protein produces MKTKLIRLALAMGTVFFAGAAAAADDTSEIEVSASIAAACSVGDGTTIDLGALQMITAEGVQNTADDVDSTTFSAICTTGTTMPTFKYVSANTTGTDFVLEGATESIVYTLHQDTTGTLAAVTHNTDAAHPDFVVDGTSKDLPIAVKVTQAQKAGKPTGAYTDLITVTVTFDDGV; encoded by the coding sequence ATGAAGACGAAGTTGATCCGGCTGGCTTTGGCCATGGGTACTGTGTTTTTCGCGGGCGCAGCGGCCGCGGCAGACGACACATCGGAGATTGAAGTGAGCGCCTCGATCGCGGCCGCATGCTCGGTCGGTGACGGCACAACCATTGACCTTGGTGCGCTGCAGATGATCACGGCCGAGGGTGTGCAAAACACCGCAGACGACGTTGATTCCACAACGTTTTCCGCAATCTGCACAACAGGCACAACCATGCCGACTTTCAAGTACGTGTCGGCCAATACGACCGGGACCGACTTTGTATTGGAAGGCGCCACGGAGTCCATCGTCTACACCCTCCACCAAGACACTACCGGCACGCTAGCGGCGGTCACGCACAACACAGATGCTGCGCATCCGGACTTCGTGGTTGATGGCACTTCGAAAGACTTGCCCATCGCTGTCAAAGTCACGCAGGCACAAAAGGCCGGCAAGCCCACCGGCGCGTATACCGATCTGATCACCGTTACCGTCACGTTCGACGACGGCGTCTGA
- a CDS encoding fimbrial biogenesis chaperone, giving the protein MYRFSLARCTACVRELAPFCVTVWAAALVLPVGVAAAQVLIQPVVVELSARQRVASVAISLSSKAASPLRLQADVLSWTQDLNGRPVTEYTDDILVTPPLVEIRPGERQVFRLAFRGPRTSTDELAYRLKLEDISAEKDAAEVVPGMQISFRSNYDLPVLAAPVGTAAPLLRWKPCPGSETADVALPGQTHLKAPTPRATATCIRVLNDGTRRVKVNKLMLSGDGWQEMLTLKNGETVLVGTEREWRVPRSPGSIGTPSGVQIETAQGTTLKAEAGGF; this is encoded by the coding sequence GTGTATCGCTTTTCCCTTGCGCGTTGCACGGCATGCGTCCGTGAGTTGGCGCCTTTCTGTGTCACCGTCTGGGCCGCTGCACTCGTTCTTCCAGTAGGTGTTGCAGCTGCCCAGGTGTTGATTCAACCGGTCGTGGTGGAGCTGAGCGCGCGGCAGCGCGTTGCTTCCGTGGCCATCTCCTTGTCAAGCAAGGCAGCTTCGCCGCTGCGCTTGCAGGCAGACGTCCTGAGCTGGACCCAGGATCTGAACGGCCGCCCGGTGACCGAGTACACGGACGACATCCTGGTCACGCCTCCTCTGGTGGAAATACGCCCGGGCGAACGCCAGGTGTTCCGCTTGGCCTTTCGGGGGCCAAGGACGTCGACCGATGAGCTGGCGTATCGGCTGAAGCTTGAAGACATCTCGGCCGAGAAAGATGCGGCCGAGGTGGTGCCGGGCATGCAGATTAGCTTTCGTTCGAACTACGACCTGCCGGTGCTGGCCGCGCCCGTGGGAACGGCGGCCCCTCTTTTGCGCTGGAAACCCTGCCCCGGTAGCGAAACTGCGGACGTGGCGCTCCCCGGCCAGACCCATTTGAAAGCCCCCACGCCTCGCGCGACCGCCACGTGCATCCGTGTGCTGAACGATGGAACCCGCCGCGTGAAAGTCAACAAGTTGATGCTGTCTGGTGACGGTTGGCAGGAGATGCTCACCTTGAAAAATGGCGAGACAGTACTCGTGGGGACGGAACGTGAGTGGCGGGTGCCACGATCCCCGGGCAGCATCGGTACGCCCTCGGGTGTCCAGATCGAAACGGCGCAAGGGACTACCTTGAAGGCCGAGGCCGGGGGGTTTTGA